A single window of Candidatus Nanopelagicales bacterium DNA harbors:
- a CDS encoding aldo/keto reductase produces the protein MDNRRIGDLDVFPLGLGCMQLSGRRMIDRREQAIATIHTALDAGVSLLDTANIYAPDAARLGHNEELVAEAVSSYTGRRPVIATKGGITRVPGTDGDVWGRAGTPDALLRAAEASATRLAVPSIDLYFLHRADPTVHFNDQIAGLMAVQERGLAQRIGLSNVTSPMLLRALEIAGGPADGGIVAVQNERSPRYRADSDVLEICTEHGIAYLPWSPLTGAETFADHANARGVTPQQLTLAWLLGQSPVVIPIPGSSRPQTVLASVEATRISMSIREVDELTALPVRAGVALPGLRTRAAALIPHHDAVVIAS, from the coding sequence ATGGACAACCGCAGGATCGGAGATCTTGACGTCTTCCCGCTCGGATTGGGCTGCATGCAACTGTCCGGCCGCAGGATGATCGACCGCCGGGAACAGGCGATCGCCACGATCCACACGGCACTCGACGCCGGGGTCTCGCTGCTGGACACCGCGAACATCTACGCCCCGGATGCTGCGCGGCTCGGGCACAACGAGGAGCTTGTGGCCGAAGCGGTTTCGTCGTACACCGGGCGCCGGCCGGTGATCGCCACGAAGGGCGGCATCACGCGGGTCCCCGGCACTGACGGGGATGTGTGGGGCCGCGCCGGCACACCGGATGCCCTGCTGCGGGCAGCAGAGGCCTCGGCGACACGTTTGGCCGTCCCGAGCATCGACCTGTACTTCCTCCACCGCGCCGATCCGACGGTGCATTTCAACGATCAGATCGCCGGTCTGATGGCTGTCCAGGAACGCGGCCTTGCCCAACGGATCGGGCTCAGCAACGTGACCTCGCCGATGTTGCTGCGGGCTCTCGAGATCGCCGGTGGACCTGCCGACGGCGGCATCGTCGCCGTCCAGAACGAGCGGTCCCCGCGATATCGGGCGGACAGCGACGTCCTGGAGATCTGCACCGAGCACGGGATCGCATATCTGCCCTGGTCGCCGTTGACCGGGGCGGAGACGTTCGCCGACCATGCCAATGCCCGCGGAGTCACCCCCCAACAACTGACGTTGGCGTGGCTACTCGGGCAGTCCCCGGTGGTCATACCGATCCCTGGCAGCAGCCGGCCGCAGACGGTATTGGCTTCGGTGGAAGCGACCAGGATCAGCATGTCGATCCGTGAAGTGGACGAGTTGACCGCGCTGCCGGTCAGAGCAGGCGTCGCTTTACCCGGACTCCGAACCCGGGCCGCCGCTCTAATTCCGCATCATGATGCTGTGGTCATCGCATCATGA